The Pirellulales bacterium genome includes a region encoding these proteins:
- a CDS encoding SdrD B-like domain-containing protein has translation MLWRVFEQFRPFGHVRRNRRTFKASRVRAASRLSGERLESRCYLTAAATPGDPIVTVDTNFGNFQLELFPADAPQTVTNFLSYVTSGKYNDTVVSRSIPNFVVQTGGITSASATYTSNSQFVPVPQSAAIPLEYKLPNTLGTIAMARSSAANSATDEWFINTADNSTNLGPGGVDANGYAVFGKVLDNGMTVVNTINALSTKSEGSVQDSATSSTDLSNLPLGTNNELVRITSMTLDSIDGEVFTDTNGNGTLDSGEAGVAGRTVFIDSSNSGQPGGTNPTTTTDANGNYTFTGLTPGQYTVKEVLPSGVTLTTGTQTVTVTSAGTVSGVNFGEAVPAKITGTAFIDDNGNGQLNAGEPGISGRTLFLNNDGTGAPDAKNPSTTTDASGNYTFDNVAPGPYTVMEVLPANVSLTTPTQSVTVTANHTTAGVNFGDRPAIAGTVFNDLNLNGTLESGEPGIAGVTVFLDENKTGSAANNPTQVTTASGAYAFDALAPGSYTVREVAPLGATATSHVGTLTVVAGQTAKADFGNFLTSPIAPLPVSTGSSTPSSDANTAFVNGVYFRLLGHNPDSTGLAYWQQKLAAGASHQAVVQGVWDSAEHLGQVVEQFYHEFLGRASDPAGKSFWINLFGQGATDKLEIAGFLTSREYTNLHATDAGFVDSLYQNIALRSADSQGLSYWQNALSGGQSRLQVAQAFLNGQEATTRLLDEFYAAFLHRLPDANSQQTFVGPLEQGTMSVRDVGVAVLSSNEYFNDVSKQ, from the coding sequence ATGTTGTGGCGAGTTTTCGAGCAGTTTCGTCCCTTCGGCCACGTCCGGCGAAACCGGCGAACGTTCAAGGCAAGCCGCGTCCGGGCCGCGTCGCGGCTCAGCGGCGAGCGCCTGGAAAGTCGCTGCTACTTGACGGCGGCTGCCACGCCCGGCGATCCGATCGTGACGGTGGATACCAATTTCGGCAACTTCCAGCTCGAATTGTTTCCCGCCGACGCTCCGCAGACAGTGACCAACTTTCTCAGCTACGTCACCAGCGGCAAATACAACGACACCGTCGTCAGCCGGTCGATTCCCAACTTCGTCGTCCAGACGGGCGGCATCACCTCAGCCTCGGCCACCTATACGAGCAACTCGCAGTTCGTGCCCGTGCCGCAAAGCGCGGCGATTCCCTTGGAATACAAGCTGCCCAACACGCTGGGCACCATCGCCATGGCCCGCAGTTCGGCCGCCAACAGCGCCACCGACGAATGGTTTATCAACACCGCCGACAACTCGACCAATTTGGGGCCGGGCGGCGTCGATGCCAACGGCTATGCCGTGTTCGGCAAAGTGCTCGACAACGGCATGACCGTCGTGAACACGATTAACGCCCTGTCCACGAAAAGCGAGGGATCGGTGCAAGACAGCGCGACCTCCAGCACCGATTTGAGCAACCTGCCATTGGGAACCAACAACGAACTGGTGCGGATCACGTCGATGACGCTCGACAGCATCGACGGCGAGGTGTTCACCGATACCAACGGCAACGGCACGTTGGATTCCGGCGAGGCCGGTGTCGCGGGCCGCACGGTGTTCATCGACAGCAGTAACAGTGGCCAGCCCGGTGGCACGAATCCGACGACGACCACCGACGCCAATGGCAACTATACGTTCACCGGCTTGACGCCGGGCCAATACACCGTGAAAGAAGTTTTGCCGAGTGGGGTGACCCTGACCACAGGCACACAGACGGTGACCGTGACTTCCGCCGGCACCGTGTCGGGCGTCAATTTCGGCGAAGCCGTGCCGGCGAAGATCACCGGCACCGCGTTTATCGACGACAACGGCAACGGCCAGCTCAATGCCGGCGAACCGGGCATCTCGGGCCGCACCCTGTTTCTCAACAACGACGGCACCGGCGCTCCCGACGCGAAGAACCCCTCCACCACCACCGATGCCAGCGGCAATTACACGTTCGACAATGTGGCGCCGGGTCCTTACACGGTCATGGAGGTGCTGCCGGCCAACGTGAGCCTGACCACGCCCACGCAGTCCGTCACCGTGACGGCCAACCATACCACGGCCGGCGTGAACTTCGGCGACCGGCCGGCCATTGCGGGCACCGTGTTCAACGACCTCAATCTCAACGGCACCCTCGAATCGGGCGAGCCGGGCATCGCCGGCGTCACCGTCTTTCTCGACGAGAACAAAACCGGCTCGGCCGCCAACAACCCCACGCAAGTCACCACTGCCAGCGGGGCGTATGCCTTCGACGCACTCGCGCCCGGAAGTTACACCGTGCGAGAAGTGGCCCCGCTGGGAGCGACGGCTACTTCCCATGTCGGCACGCTGACCGTCGTGGCCGGACAGACCGCCAAAGCCGATTTTGGCAATTTCCTCACGAGCCCCATAGCGCCGCTGCCGGTATCGACGGGCAGCTCGACGCCCTCCTCCGACGCCAACACGGCCTTCGTCAACGGCGTCTACTTTCGGCTCTTGGGCCACAATCCTGATTCAACCGGCCTGGCTTATTGGCAGCAGAAACTGGCGGCCGGGGCCTCGCACCAGGCGGTGGTTCAAGGCGTCTGGGATTCCGCCGAGCATCTGGGCCAGGTTGTGGAGCAGTTTTACCACGAGTTCCTGGGACGAGCGTCCGACCCGGCCGGCAAGAGCTTTTGGATCAACCTGTTCGGTCAGGGTGCGACGGACAAGCTCGAAATCGCCGGGTTCCTCACCTCGCGGGAATATACGAATCTGCACGCGACCGACGCCGGCTTTGTCGACTCGCTGTATCAAAACATCGCCTTGCGCTCCGCCGATTCGCAAGGCCTCAGTTACTGGCAGAACGCGCTCTCCGGGGGCCAATCGCGTTTACAGGTGGCCCAGGCCTTCCTCAACGGTCAGGAGGCGACCACGCGGCTGCTGGATGAGTTCTATGCCGCCTTCTTGCACCGCCTGCCCGACGCGAACAGCCAGCAAACGTTTGTCGGGCCGTTGGAGCAAGGCACGATGTCGGTGCGCGACGTGGGCGTGGCGGTCCTTTCCAGCAACGAGTACTTCAACGACGTCTCCAAGCAGTAG